In Triticum urartu cultivar G1812 chromosome 6, Tu2.1, whole genome shotgun sequence, the following proteins share a genomic window:
- the LOC125517364 gene encoding histone-arginine methyltransferase METTL23-like has translation MDSASASASSSEAEEEPGRAPPPRMTTVSRHYFGGASAESDHDLRVDIVENIEEDYGMFVWPCSVILAEYVWQQRPRFSRSRVVELGAGTSLPGLVAAKVGADVTLTDIAHNAEVLDNIRQICSLNNANCTVLGLTWGDWDEPVFDLHPDIILGADVLYDSAKFDDLFATVTFLLENSPGAVFITTYHNRSGHHLIEFLMVKWGLKCLKLLDGFSFLPSCKAESLQGNIQLVEITLEKEKPK, from the exons ATGGACTCTGCTTCCGCTTCTGCGTCCTCGtcggaggcggaggaggagcccgggcgcgcTCCGCCGCCGCGCATGACCACGGTCTCGCGCCACTACTTCGGCGGCGCCTCTGCCGAGAGCGACCACGACCTCCGCGTCGACATCGTCGAG AACATAGAGGAGGATTACGGGATGTTCGTCTGGCCATGCAGCGTCATCCTCGCGGAATACGTGTGGCAGCAGAGGCCGCGCTTCTCCCGCTCCAGAGTTGTCGAG CTTGGTGCGGGAACCTCGCTACCGGGTTTAGTAGCTGCAAAAGTTGGAGCAGATGTTACGCTGACAGACATTGCACATAATGCAGAA GTACTGGACAATATACGGCAAATATGCAGTCTCAATAACGCCAACTGCACG GTACTGGGACTTACCTGGGGAGATTGGGATGAACCTGTGTTTGATTTGCACCCTGATATTATTCTTGGAGCCGATGTGCTTTATGATTCAGCAA AATTTGACGATCTCTTCGCGACGGTTACCTTCCTCCTGGAAAATTCTCCTGGGGCAGTGTTCATCACCACATACCACAATCGCAG TGGTCATCACTTGATTGAATTTTTGATGGTGAAGTGGGGTTTGAAATGTTTGAAGCTTCTGGATGGTTTCTCTTTCCTTCCCTCGTGCAAGGCTGAATCACTACAGGGAAATATTCAGCTAGTGGAGATCACACTTGAGAAGGAAAAACCAAAATGA